One segment of Cetobacterium sp. ZOR0034 DNA contains the following:
- a CDS encoding 6-phospho-beta-glucosidase, which translates to MKKPVKIVTIGGGSSYTPEIVEGFIKRYNELPIKELWLVDIEDGKDKLEIVGNLAKRMVQQAGLADKMSVHLTLDRREALKDADFVTTQFRVGLLQARIRDERIPLRYGMIGQETNGAGGFAKALRTIPVILDICQDMTELCPDAWLVNFTNPSGMVTESVLKYYPNIKVAGLCNVPIGVRKSVTDALGVPDEEIELVCGGLNHFFWGRQVLHNGVDRTEEALGKILTDIENLPANLRHGKPWIREQIMDLGMIPCAYHKYYYLTDEMLADQLEEIRSGKGTRGEQVKKVENELFELYKDPELNVKPKQLEQRGGQYYSDAACELINSIYNDKGTVIVVSTKNENGLIDCLPEGCAVEVSAKVYKDGVKPFPQKPMPLEARGILQLMKNFEQLTIEAAVTGNYGKALQALTINPLVTSGAVAKTILDEIIRENWDYLPKFHNAIDRYKY; encoded by the coding sequence ATGAAAAAGCCAGTAAAAATAGTTACAATTGGTGGGGGATCATCATACACTCCAGAGATAGTTGAAGGTTTTATAAAAAGATACAATGAACTACCAATAAAAGAGCTTTGGCTAGTTGATATAGAGGATGGAAAAGATAAGTTAGAAATTGTTGGAAATTTAGCAAAAAGAATGGTTCAACAAGCTGGATTAGCTGATAAGATGTCAGTACATTTGACTCTTGATAGAAGAGAAGCTTTAAAAGATGCAGATTTTGTTACAACACAATTCAGAGTAGGATTATTACAAGCTAGAATAAGAGATGAAAGAATTCCTTTAAGATATGGAATGATAGGACAAGAAACAAATGGAGCTGGAGGGTTTGCTAAAGCTTTAAGAACAATTCCTGTAATTTTAGATATTTGTCAAGATATGACAGAGCTTTGTCCAGATGCGTGGTTAGTAAACTTTACAAATCCAAGTGGAATGGTAACAGAATCAGTTTTAAAATACTATCCTAATATAAAGGTAGCAGGACTTTGTAATGTACCTATTGGAGTTAGAAAATCTGTAACTGATGCATTAGGAGTTCCAGATGAAGAGATAGAGTTAGTATGTGGAGGATTAAATCACTTCTTCTGGGGAAGACAAGTTTTACATAATGGAGTAGATAGAACAGAGGAAGCGTTAGGAAAGATACTTACAGATATTGAAAACCTACCAGCGAACTTAAGACATGGAAAACCTTGGATTAGAGAGCAAATTATGGATTTAGGAATGATTCCTTGTGCATATCATAAATATTACTACTTAACAGATGAGATGCTAGCAGATCAATTAGAAGAGATAAGAAGTGGAAAAGGAACAAGAGGAGAGCAAGTTAAAAAAGTAGAGAATGAGTTATTTGAATTATATAAAGACCCTGAACTAAATGTTAAACCAAAACAGTTAGAGCAAAGAGGAGGACAATACTACTCTGATGCAGCTTGTGAATTGATAAATTCAATATACAATGATAAAGGAACAGTAATAGTTGTTTCAACTAAAAATGAGAATGGTCTAATTGATTGTTTGCCAGAAGGATGTGCAGTAGAGGTATCTGCAAAAGTGTACAAGGATGGAGTTAAGCCGTTCCCACAAAAACCTATGCCATTAGAAGCTAGAGGGATTTTACAACTTATGAAAAACTTTGAGCAATTGACAATAGAGGCTGCTGTTACAGGAAACTATGGGAAAGCACTTCAAGCTTTAACAATAAATCCTTTAGTTACGAGCGGAGCAGTTGCAAAGACTATTTTAGATGAAATAATTAGAGAGAACTGGGATTATTTACCGAAATTCCATAATGCAATAGATAGATATAAATATTAA
- a CDS encoding GntR family transcriptional regulator, producing MSTKNNTENIYEELKEKIMNLEYKPGQVITEQEISTKYGVSRTPSRDILSKLNSAGLIESVPFKSSYVSLLDMDIIKQSIYMRIVIELQVIKDVIEILDDRFIAQMEYNLKLQELLLKREFEPKEFYELDCEFHKAWFAATNKLFVWEQIEKAQIHYKRFKMLDIIGVRNFDAIYEDHKMLVEIIKEKNVKKVEKVIKAHLNSGINRLQELINGEFSHYFNVK from the coding sequence ATGTCGACAAAAAATAATACAGAAAATATATATGAAGAGTTAAAAGAAAAAATAATGAATTTAGAATATAAACCAGGTCAAGTTATAACTGAACAGGAAATAAGTACAAAATATGGAGTTTCAAGAACTCCAAGTAGAGATATTTTAAGTAAACTGAATTCAGCAGGTTTAATTGAAAGTGTCCCATTCAAATCAAGTTACGTAAGCTTATTAGATATGGATATAATAAAGCAAAGTATCTACATGAGAATAGTCATAGAGTTACAAGTTATAAAAGATGTAATAGAGATTTTAGATGATAGATTTATAGCTCAAATGGAGTATAATTTAAAGCTTCAAGAGTTATTGCTAAAAAGAGAGTTTGAACCAAAAGAGTTTTATGAGTTAGATTGTGAATTCCATAAAGCTTGGTTTGCAGCAACAAATAAACTATTTGTTTGGGAGCAGATAGAAAAAGCACAGATTCACTATAAGAGATTCAAAATGCTAGATATTATTGGGGTTAGAAATTTTGATGCTATTTATGAGGATCATAAAATGCTAGTAGAAATAATAAAGGAAAAAAATGTTAAGAAAGTTGAAAAGGTTATAAAGGCTCACCTTAACAGTGGAATAAATAGATTACAAGAGTTAATAAATGGGGAGTTTTCACATTATTTTAATGTAAAATAA
- the kduI gene encoding 5-dehydro-4-deoxy-D-glucuronate isomerase — protein MKLDVRYANHPEDSKHYTTEELRKHYLMETVFVADEVNLVYSHVDRVIAGGIMPIETEVKLEGCKELGSEFFLERRELGIINVGGAGKVVIDGVEYNMEAKDGLYVGMGSKELAFTSNCKDNPAKFYINSSPAHVTYPIVKIDRTTANKVQLGDLENSNKRTIFQYVHPAVCKSCQLVMGMTELDPNNMWNTMPCHTHERRMEVYFYFDMDENSRVFHLMGQPNETRHIVMANEQAVISPSWSIHSGVGTKNYTFIWGMAGENQTFTDMDHVPMNEIK, from the coding sequence ATGAAGTTAGATGTAAGATATGCAAATCATCCTGAGGATTCAAAGCACTATACTACAGAGGAGTTAAGAAAGCACTATTTAATGGAAACAGTTTTCGTTGCTGATGAAGTTAATCTTGTGTACTCTCATGTTGATAGAGTGATAGCAGGTGGAATTATGCCGATAGAAACTGAAGTGAAACTAGAAGGATGTAAAGAATTAGGTTCTGAATTCTTCTTAGAGAGAAGAGAGCTAGGAATAATCAACGTTGGAGGAGCTGGAAAAGTAGTTATCGACGGTGTTGAATATAATATGGAAGCAAAAGATGGATTATATGTAGGTATGGGAAGCAAGGAGTTAGCATTTACTTCTAATTGTAAAGATAACCCTGCAAAGTTCTATATCAACTCATCACCAGCACACGTGACATATCCAATCGTAAAGATAGATAGAACAACAGCTAATAAAGTTCAATTAGGAGATTTAGAAAACTCAAATAAGAGAACTATATTCCAATATGTTCATCCAGCTGTGTGTAAGTCATGTCAACTTGTAATGGGAATGACTGAACTTGATCCAAACAACATGTGGAACACAATGCCTTGTCACACTCACGAAAGAAGAATGGAGGTTTACTTCTACTTCGATATGGATGAGAACTCAAGAGTATTCCACTTAATGGGGCAACCAAATGAAACTCGTCATATTGTAATGGCTAATGAGCAAGCTGTAATATCTCCATCTTGGTCAATCCATTCAGGTGTAGGAACAAAGAACTACACATTCATCTGGGGAATGGCTGGAGAAAACCAAACGTTCACAGATATGGACCATGTTCCAATGAACGAAATCAAGTAA
- the kduD gene encoding 2-dehydro-3-deoxy-D-gluconate 5-dehydrogenase KduD, translating into MLNMFNLEGKVAMVTGGNVGIGNALAMGLAAAGADLFIFTYNDDNMENMIKEVEALGRKVAYATGDLSKEDVAMEAVSKCIEAFGRVDILVNNAGTIKRSPLLEGPNSDWQQVIDLNLSSIYYLSKMAAIEMKKQGGGKIINIASMLSFQGGKFVPSYTASKHGVAGLTKAFANELAVDNIQVNAIAPGYIETANTAPIRADQKRNDEILGRIPAGRWGQTSDLVGGAVFLSSKAADYINGHILAIDGGWLVR; encoded by the coding sequence ATGTTAAATATGTTTAATTTAGAAGGAAAAGTTGCAATGGTAACTGGTGGAAACGTAGGAATCGGAAACGCACTTGCAATGGGGTTAGCAGCAGCAGGAGCAGATCTATTCATCTTTACATATAATGATGATAATATGGAAAATATGATAAAAGAGGTTGAAGCACTTGGAAGAAAGGTAGCTTACGCAACTGGAGATTTATCGAAAGAGGATGTAGCGATGGAAGCTGTATCTAAATGTATCGAAGCTTTTGGAAGAGTTGATATTTTAGTAAATAACGCAGGAACAATCAAAAGATCACCACTATTAGAGGGACCTAACTCAGACTGGCAACAAGTTATCGATTTAAACTTATCATCAATCTACTACTTAAGTAAAATGGCAGCTATTGAGATGAAAAAGCAAGGTGGAGGAAAGATAATAAATATAGCTTCAATGTTATCATTCCAAGGTGGAAAGTTTGTTCCATCTTACACTGCAAGTAAGCATGGAGTTGCAGGATTAACTAAGGCATTTGCAAACGAGTTAGCAGTAGATAATATCCAAGTAAATGCAATTGCACCTGGATATATTGAAACAGCAAATACAGCACCAATCAGAGCTGATCAAAAGAGAAATGATGAGATTTTAGGAAGAATACCAGCTGGAAGATGGGGACAAACTTCTGACTTAGTTGGAGGAGCGGTGTTCTTATCATCAAAAGCGGCAGATTACATAAACGGACACATCTTAGCGATAGATGGTGGATGGTTAGTAAGATAG
- a CDS encoding PTS sugar transporter subunit IIC, with translation MKIFEKFNNFLNKYFVPVANKVAAQRHVIAIKDGVVATMPLTIVGSLFLILNFLPIPGYSQLIEASGMGRYFSYISTACLGIVGLVAALSVAYRMTIGFGMPEMALSNGIIAVASYFVTMFPTVMDGKMDTSYLGAKSLFAGVIISLISVEIIVKIVKKGFVITLPESVPPAISKTFMSLIPGVIVISFWGLITAVILNTNFGNFHDMITILVGTPLRFASASLPGQIMVVLLTTILWCAGIHGATIVSGIMDPIWLENTMHNASLAAAGIENLYSNGYIISSAAFGDMTMKLGGSGSTIGFVLLMLFRARSKQLKEVGKLSITPSLFNINEPVIFGTPIVMNPLLMIPFILNPLLITLISWFLMKWDIVKIPFSMVPWTTPPVIAGFLSAGFSVSTALLGVFSILLSVVVFYPFFKIYDAQLAASENEVEKEESLESLLSEL, from the coding sequence ATGAAGATATTTGAAAAATTTAATAACTTTTTAAATAAATACTTTGTTCCAGTAGCTAATAAAGTTGCAGCTCAAAGACATGTAATAGCAATAAAAGATGGGGTTGTAGCAACAATGCCATTAACTATAGTAGGTTCACTATTTTTAATTTTAAACTTCTTACCAATTCCAGGTTATAGTCAGCTTATAGAAGCGAGTGGAATGGGAAGATATTTCTCATACATATCTACAGCTTGTTTAGGTATTGTAGGTTTAGTAGCGGCATTATCAGTAGCTTATAGAATGACAATTGGATTTGGAATGCCTGAGATGGCACTATCAAATGGAATAATAGCAGTTGCAAGTTATTTTGTAACGATGTTTCCAACTGTTATGGATGGAAAGATGGATACATCATATTTAGGAGCTAAGAGTCTTTTTGCAGGGGTTATAATATCACTTATAAGTGTTGAAATAATAGTGAAAATAGTAAAAAAAGGCTTTGTAATAACTTTGCCAGAAAGTGTTCCACCAGCGATATCAAAAACTTTTATGTCGCTGATACCTGGAGTTATAGTAATCAGTTTCTGGGGATTAATTACGGCGGTTATTCTAAATACAAATTTTGGGAACTTCCACGACATGATAACAATTTTAGTAGGAACACCTTTAAGATTTGCAAGTGCATCTTTGCCTGGACAAATTATGGTAGTACTTTTAACAACTATATTATGGTGTGCAGGGATTCATGGGGCAACTATAGTATCTGGAATAATGGACCCTATTTGGTTGGAAAATACTATGCATAACGCTTCTTTAGCGGCTGCAGGAATAGAAAATCTGTATTCAAATGGATATATAATCTCAAGTGCAGCTTTTGGAGATATGACAATGAAGTTAGGTGGAAGTGGTTCTACAATTGGATTTGTACTTCTAATGCTGTTTAGAGCTCGTTCGAAGCAGTTAAAAGAGGTTGGAAAGTTATCAATAACACCATCGTTATTTAATATAAATGAACCTGTAATATTTGGTACACCTATAGTGATGAATCCACTACTTATGATTCCGTTTATTTTAAATCCACTTTTAATAACATTAATAAGTTGGTTCTTAATGAAATGGGATATTGTAAAAATACCATTCTCAATGGTACCTTGGACAACACCACCTGTGATTGCAGGATTTTTATCAGCAGGATTCTCTGTTTCAACAGCTTTGTTAGGAGTATTTAGTATTTTGTTATCAGTAGTAGTATTTTATCCGTTCTTTAAAATCTATGATGCTCAATTAGCTGCATCTGAAAATGAGGTTGAAAAAGAGGAAAGCTTAGAATCATTATTAAGTGAGTTATAA
- a CDS encoding GntR family transcriptional regulator, with protein MKSLKEKAYEEIKELIISGKLKTNERIDEDFLSKSLQVSRTPVREAINKLEQEGWISIVPRKGMFVKNISIKEINDIFQVRSNLEPIILKMAFFKIDKNYLLGLKNKFLEFSSKEILTSEEKQSLDNLDNELHIFILKNCANDYIIKMMENVYEHNMRIRNLSPQPPIRRFEAIKEHMNIIDFILNDNLDAAIEELKNHNLKAKEGFFYSLID; from the coding sequence ATGAAAAGTTTAAAAGAGAAGGCTTACGAAGAGATTAAAGAATTAATTATTTCTGGTAAACTAAAAACGAATGAACGAATTGATGAAGATTTTTTATCTAAATCACTACAAGTTAGTCGTACTCCTGTTAGAGAAGCTATCAACAAACTCGAACAAGAGGGATGGATTAGTATCGTTCCTAGAAAAGGGATGTTTGTTAAAAATATTTCAATAAAAGAGATCAACGACATTTTTCAAGTTAGAAGCAACTTAGAACCTATCATACTCAAAATGGCTTTTTTCAAAATTGATAAGAATTATCTTTTAGGTTTAAAAAATAAATTTTTAGAATTTTCAAGTAAAGAGATTTTAACGTCTGAAGAGAAACAAAGTCTTGATAACTTAGATAATGAGCTACATATTTTTATTCTTAAAAATTGTGCTAATGACTATATTATCAAGATGATGGAAAATGTTTACGAACATAATATGAGAATTAGAAATTTAAGTCCTCAACCTCCTATTAGAAGATTTGAGGCAATAAAAGAGCATATGAATATCATTGATTTTATTTTAAATGACAATTTAGATGCAGCTATTGAAGAGTTGAAAAATCACAATTTAAAAGCTAAAGAAGGATTTTTCTACAGTTTAATTGACTAA